From a region of the Candida albicans SC5314 chromosome 1, complete sequence genome:
- a CDS encoding uncharacterized protein (Ortholog of C. dubliniensis CD36 : Cd36_06080, C. parapsilosis CDC317 : CPAR2_803360, Candida tenuis NRRL Y-1498 : CANTEDRAFT_112428 and Debaryomyces hansenii CBS767 : DEHA2G15532g): MRLIVLSIFCICITFTTAIGFKGKIEGIPSVNELYHTKNKIVPNGDNYNNRISVDLYPLDSFTPISTVVDSKYNFKFNNLEPGEYELLVNSYDFGFEQNRFKIIADEESIVAYEHGIGQETYNTTSLTNLNEKPLSIKYLATKEFYEYHGGSLSDLLMNSPFGFIFKNKYMTIVFTACLAIMAAPYILQVVSPEFAAELNQIQTQTAKERLGEKVIESPEPTIKSTGVNKSQGAKKRR, encoded by the coding sequence atgaGATTAAtagttttatcaattttttgtatttgtatAACATTTACAACTGCAATTGGATTCAAAGGAAAGATTGAAGGCATACCATCAGTGAATGAACTTTACCACACCAAGAATAAAATTGTTCCCAACGGAGATAATTATAACAACAGAATATCAGTTGATTTATATCCTTTAGACTCATTCACACCCATTTCAACGGTGGTCGATTCTAAAtacaattttaaatttaataactTGGAACCAGGTGAATATGAATTACTTGTGAATTCGTatgattttggttttgaacAAAATAGATTCAAGATAATCGCTGATGAGGAATCAATTGTTGCTTATGAACATGGGATTGGTCAAGAAACTTACAATACCACCTCCCTTACTAATCTTAATGAAAAACCATTGTCTATCAAGTATCTTGCTACAAAAGAGTTTTACGAATATCACGGCGGGAGTCTTAGtgatttgttgatgaataGTCCATTTGGATTCATATTCAAGAACAAGTATATGACTATTGTGTTTACTGCATGTCTTGCAATTATGGCTGCCCCATACATTCTTCAAGTTGTTAGCCCCGAGTTTGCTGCggaattgaatcaaattcaaacacAAACAGCTAAGGAAAGACTAGGTGAAAAAGTTATCGAGTCACCTGAACCTACAATTAAATCTACAGGTGTTAACAAATCTCAAGGTGCTAAAAAGAGACGATAG
- a CDS encoding uncharacterized protein (Predicted MFS membrane transporter; member of the monocarboxylate porter (MCP) family; Spider biofilm induced), which translates to MTSTSVNTEFEPCSITINGIAMETLSTPQESISIDSDPQSDNDNDVQEVKYPEGGLRAYSVVFGSFIGLMATFGTLNSVGAIQAYIATHQLSDVKTSTISWIFSIYTAISFANCMVVGPLFDVKGAMLPMVVGTVMISGGFMAVANCDTVPQFILALAICVGLGNSLNITPLIGVLSHWFNLKRGRAIGMATIGGSVGGIIVPLMLRSLYTNVGFVWAIRILGFFCLACNGIAILLCRSRICQESDTVTPKNSLWTNLVQIKDQFEFSALLDPKYSFCIVGTFFTEISLLSMLTYLATYAIAQGMSESQSYVLLTVFNTTGVLGRLVPGILSDKFGHFNIMIAMLIGFTLSMLILWLPFGSNIGALYAFAAISGFFSSSILSLTPVCLGSITPVQKFGQRYGLLYFFVSLGNLFGIPVSAAIIGNGSKHSYDMFAVYCCVFGVVGTCCWFISRFYIVGLKLNVRV; encoded by the coding sequence ATGACATCAACAAGTGTAAATACCGAGTTTGAACCATGTTCGATAACGATAAATGGAATTGCCATGGAGACTTTATCAACTCCTCAAGAGCTGATTCTGATCGATAGTGACCCACAATCTgacaatgataatgatgtCCAAGAAGTGAAATATCCTGAAGGTGGATTACGAGCTTATAGTGTAGTTTTTGGTTCATTTATTGGATTAATGGCAACTTTTGGTACATTGAATTCAGTTGGTGCCATACAAGCATATATTGCTACTCATCAATTATCCGATGTGAAAACGTCTACTATATCATggatattttcaatttatacaGCGATTTCATTTGCCAATTGTATGGTAGTTGGTCCATTATTTGATGTTAAGGGTGCTATGTTACCTATGGTCGTTGGTACTGTAATGATATCAGGTGGGTTTATGGCGGTAGCCAATTGCGACACCGTGCCCCAGTTTATCTTGGCATTGGCTATATGTGTAGGATTAGGTAATTCGCTAAACATAACTCCATTGATTGGTGTTTTGAGTCACTGGTTTAACTTGAAGCGTGGTAGAGCTATTGGAATGGCTACTATTGGTGGGTCCGTTGGTGGTATTATTGTTCCTTTAATGTTGAGATCATTATATACCAACGTTGGGTTTGTGTGGGCAATTAGAATCTTGGGGTTTTTCTGCTTAGCTTGTAATGGTATTGCCATATTATTGTGTCGATCTAGAATATGTCAAGAATCTGATACTGTAACTCCTAAGAATCTGTTGTGGACGAATTTGGTACAAATCAAagatcaatttgaatttagtGCTCTTTTGGATCCTAAATATTCCTTTTGTATTGTTGGTACTTTTTTCACTGAGATTTCCTTATTGTCAATGTTGACGTATTTGGCTACATATGCAATAGCTCAAGGTATGTCGGAATCTCAATCGTATGTATTGTTGACTGTTTTCAATACTACTGGTGTGTTGGGAAGATTGGTCCCTGGCATTTTATCTGACAAATTTGGCCATTTCAATATTATGATTGCTATGCTCATAGGGTTTACTTTATCCATGTTGATACTTTGGCTTCCATTTGGGTCTAACATTGGTGCTCTTTATGCATTTGCCGCTATTTCTGGATTTTTCAGCTCATCGATATTGAGTTTAACTCCAGTGTGTTTAGGAAGTATCACACCAGTACAGAAATTTGGTCAAAGATATGGActattgtatttttttgttagtttGGGTAACTTGTTTGGTATTCCGGTGAGTGCTGCTATTATTGGTAATGGTTCTAAACATCTGTATGATATGTTTGCAGTTTACTGTTGTGTATTTGGCGTTGTGGGCACTTGTTGCTGGTTTATCAGTAGGTTCTACATAGTTGGACTAAAATTGAATGTAAGAGTATAA